The Callithrix jacchus isolate 240 chromosome 7, calJac240_pri, whole genome shotgun sequence DNA window TACCAGAGCAGAGGCCCACCGTGGACACGCCTCCCGGGAGGAGTGACATCCTCACACCCACAGCGAGTGTGATTCAGCGTTTTCTCAGCCCCTACTGTGGCAGGCCCGGGGATAGAACCAGGGGTTCCAGGAATGAGGCTGGCCAGGGCTTTTGGAAGGCAGGAAACagcctttctttcctgttctcccCTGCCCAGATGAGCCAGATGGCCAAGCTGCCTCTCTAGAGCAGAGAGGTTGGCCAGGGGCCTGCTAGGGGTATGAGCTCAGAGGCACCCACCCTTCCCTGAGGGATGGTGCGGGTTCTGGCTGGGAGATGTGGGCTCCCAGCCTGGATTTTCATCTGAGGGAGGAACTGCCCACAAACATGTCCCAGGATGTTAgggtgggaagggagaggaagggtgggagagagggaaCTGCCTGCTGGCAAATGCCTCCCACACAAGCCCACATCTCCCTGTCCTGCAAAGGAGGGTAGGAGGGTTAGAACATCGAAGCTGGAGTCAAAGCTATCTAGCCGCACTCTACTTGTGTaacctctaagcctcagtttcctcatctgtaaaatgggaatagtaccCCAGTTGTTGGAAGGATGACATGACAATGCTTGTAAAATGCTAAACGGGGGGGCCGgtctcggtggctcacgcctgtaatctcagcactttgggaggccaagggggacagatcatgaggtcaggaattcgagactagctggccaatatggtgaaaccgtctctactaaaaatacaaaaattagctgggggcggtggcgggtgcctgcatttccagctactggggaggcgcatgctggagtgagctgagatggcgccattgcactccagcctgggcggcagagcgagactccgtctcagaaaaaaaaaattgctagacGGGgtcgagcgcagtggctcatgtttgtaatcccagcactttgggaagccaaggtgggcagatcacctgaggtcaggagtttgagaccagtgtggccaacatggcgaaaccccgtctctactaaaaatacaaaatttagtcaggtgtggtggcgtaagtctgcaaccccagctactcaagaggctgaggcacttaagcctgggaggcggaggctgcagtgagccaagattgcgccactgcactccagcctcggcaacagaccAGGACtccgtctctaagaaaaaaaaaagctaaatgaaGCCTGCAGGCACACGCTGGACACAGAGGAAACATTATTACTGTGAGATAAgggaacagaggcccagagaggggagttGACTAATGCAGCCTGAAAGACCAGGGGGTTCCAGGAGCAGACACATGCAGGTGCTGCCAGCCGGGCACCTGGGGGGTGTGCATTTCCTCCTGGACAGGTGGGAGGGTCTATGGTGCCAGGTACAAGACAGGCACGGGAGAGCCAGGAAAATATTGTGACTTTATTTGCTACACTGACAGCAGCGCTGATGGGAGCTGGGCGCTGCTGTCCCTACGAGGGATGGTCCAAGGTGGGGGACAGTAGTCAATGCTTCCCCAGGGTTGGGGTGGTCTTGGGGCAGGAGTGTAGATGATCGCCAACCTCGGGGATGTGGTGGTGGTGTCGCTGGAGAGGGGTCCAGTTGGCGGCTCAGAGGCAGGGAGCTCCAGTGTGTGGGGTGCCCGTGGGCCTGCACTACCTCAAGGGGCCAGTGGGTAGCGGCGGCCAGGGCTGCTCGGCCAGCTCTCGTTCCAGCTGCTTGAAGCGCTTCTTGGAGGCCCGCTTGGGCCGGAGGCGGCGCAGGCAGGCCGGGAGGCACTGGTCCAGCATGTTCTGCAAATGGCAGGGAGAGGGTAGTGGGCAGCTGGGGCTGAGCTGGGGTCAAcccatccccacctcccttctctcctgCTGCTGAAACCCAGGgcgggccccacctccagcatgaAGGCCCCCACGAAGTTGAAGGTGACCAGACCCAGCAGTAGCAACTTGAAGCAGGTGTCAGTGATGTTCCTCAGTGCCAGCGGCCCCTGCAGGAGGCCAGGGACCAGGACAAGGCCCACCAGGATGGAGCTCAGGAGTGCCAGGGCCAGCAGGAAGGGCACTGGGGGCGGGAGAGTCTCTCAGGCAGGAGCCACAcccctgggaccacagacacacatgcacacaccatccaccctccatctctctcccatCTGTCCCCCCAAGTCCCCTCCCCAGGCTCCTCCCCCCTCTGCCAGCATCTCCTGCCCCGAGCCTGCAGCGGCACCATTGGTGTAGAGCGGCCGGCGGAAGGGCGCCCCCTTGGACACAGCTGCGGCCAGGATGAGGTACTGGAAGCTGGAGAGAGAGAAGACCACGGTGTTCTCGTAGTTGGGTAGGTTGTCTGGTGCAGGGACCGTCCTGTTCAGAGGCACGAACCTGGGAGTACAGGGATAGGGGTCAGGGTGGACGGAGGTGCATAGGGTGGACAGGGCGGGATAGGATGGGGGTGGTCAGCTCCCTACTCACCACGGCTGGGCTAGGGTCAGGAAGTAGCCCCCCAGCTGCACGCTGGCCACCAGGGCCACCTGTAGCAGCAAGCTGCCGAGCACGGGAATGCTGAGCAGTGCCCCTGGTGGCCGCACCCGCCCCAGGGCCAGCGCCGGCCCTGTTCGGCTCATGAGCACTGCCACTGTGGTGGTGATGACCAGGTCGATGGCCAGGAACTGCAGGTCACCCAGGTTGGTGTTGATCTGCCACAGGGAAGGGAGGGCAGAGGGAAAACTGAGACCTGGCCCTGGCTGCCCCTACTCTGATAGCAGAGGCCCCGCCCCTGTCCCAAAGGAGACTGATGGGGAAGGCATCCCCCAATCTGATGGGGGTAGTACTCTCCTGCCAGCCCATGGAGGAGGCACAGCTCTTGATTTGAGACAAACCCCTGGTCTGATAGAAAGGCACCTGTGCTGACCTTGGGGAGCCTAAATCTGAGCGAAGGTTTCCCACCCTCGGGAAGCTCCTTGACTTCAGGCAGACACAGGGACAGACCTGAGTACAAGATGTGCACTGCCCTGCCTCATTCGCTGGGGGTGAGCAGGTCGTGTGCAGAGTAGGGGAGGGGAGATCTCCTCCAAGCAGGGTGTGGGAGGCACAGCCAAGGTGTGGGGCAGAGCAAGTGTGTCTGGGGAAATGGGCAGATCTGTGGGGatgggccagggccaggggcaAGGGTCTTGGCTCTGCCCCCATTTTCCCTGCAGATGGGTGCTCCCGATGTTAGCCCCTGAcagctgctgccatgtgaggaccTAGTAGGCACCGGGCTCCACGCCTGGTGTTCTTCTCGTCTCCCCTGAGCCTTGCCGCCTCCCCAACCACACAGCTGGAGAGTAGCAGAGTCAGGATCTGAGCCCACGTCATCTCTCCAGGACCTGCTGGCTCTGAGGCACATGGCTGTGTCCCCTCCCTGGTCCTGGAACAGCACTGGGCATGGAGCTCACAGATACTCACTGTGTAGAGGATCAGGACAGAGATGAACTGGGTCAGGCTGTACAGGGCCATGTACTTGAAGACGCTGAATGACGTGTCAAGGGAACAGCGCCCCTCCCTGGGTGGCAGGGCATGGACATTAGGGGCCCAGGTTGGCTGACCAGCCTTGCTGAGCCCTCGCCCTCCGGCCCCTGCCTGCCTTACCTGATGACCATGGGCACACACTCGATACTGGCCATGCTTGAGGTGAAGGGCGAGACCACTGAGGCTTCTGCCTGGGACAGTGAGATGCCAACATCGGCTGCCTTCAGGGCCCCGCAGTCATTGGCGCCGTCTCCACACATGCCCACACAGTACCTGAAGAGAGTCGTGGGCAGGTGTGGCCTGGGGAACGACCCCACCCACCCCAAGAGTGGGCTGGCAGAATATGATGACAGCTGGGCCCCTAATACCACATGGTGCCTCGTACACAGGTGCTCAGTGAGTAGAtgcattatcattatcattatttttttgagatagattttcactcatgtcgcccaggctggagtgcaatggtgtgatctcagctcactgcaaccttcacctcctgggctcaagcaattctcctgtgtcagcctcctgagtagctgggattacagatgcctgtcaccatgcctggctaattttttatatttttagtagactgggtttcgtcatgttggccaggcggctctcaagctcctgacctcaggtgatccgcctgccttggcctcctaaagtgctggattacaggtgtaagccactgtgcccagcctgttaattatttttttgagacagtctcactctgttacccaggctgaagtgcagcggtgtgtgcaatcacggctcactacagccggaacctcccatgctcaagcagccctcctgccccagcctcctgagtagctggacaaCAGGTAtgtgtcatcacacctggctaatttttaaattttttgtacagatgggggctcaatttgttgcccaggctggtctcaaactcctgggctcaagtgatcctcctgccttggccacccaaagagctgggattacaggcataagccaccgcacccagcgtaCAATGATTATTTTTAGCATGAAAGACTCGGGAGAGCCTGCCTGCTTTTGGTGTGGGGGGTGACAGCTCTCTGATCCCTGAGGAGGAAGACAGGGCcctagggaaggagggagggacagacaGACAAGGTCAATCCCTGCAGACCTTTGCCCACACCCTCTGCTGAGCACTCACTGAAGCTTCTGTAGCTCGCACACCAGCTCTGTTTTCTGCTCAGGGGCCATTCGGGCAAAGACAGTGCCCTGGACCAGGACCTGGGGGCACACGGAGATGGGGGAGGGCTGAGGCATCCACCAGGGAGAATGAGccaggagagagacagagccGGGGAGGTGCAGGGAGCCAGGGAGCTGGGGGTAGCCCTACCTTGGGCAGCAGCTTGGGGAAGTGCTTCACAATGATACCAAAGGTGGGCCCACTGAGGGCCAGGTGCCTGGATCGGGGGTCTGGCTCCACGGTGTAGCTTGCAGCCTGGTCAGGATCCTGGGGGCCCAGGAAGCTCAGCTTAGCTCCCCCTGCCCACCCTGGAGAGTTGGGGCCTGGGTCAGGTGACACAGGGGTGGGGTCACAGGGTGCAGTACAGCTGAAACTCTAGGTTAGCCTCACCTTAACCCCATTCACGTCTGCGGGGGACTCCATTGGCAGGAACTCGAGGGAGGCGGGCTGACCCCGCTCAGGGTGGGTAGCATGGACGATGATCAGATGCTCCTGGGGGGCCACCATGCCACAGCCCCGGGCCACAGTGACTGCTGTCTGCAGGTTGTCCCCTGGGGGATATGGGGCAAGGTCAGGATCTGAGGCTATCTGGGGAGGCCGTCCTCATCCTGATCCTTACAGATGGAAAACAGGCTGGATGAAATCTATCTGCCACCACCAGCCAAATGAACTGAGGCAGGTTATCAACATCCCtttccccagtttcctcatctgtagatcCAGGCATCAAAGGGTCTTAGGAGAAACTGGAGCCCTGGGCTGGAGCTCCACAtatactccttttcttttttttttttttttgagacaaagtctccctctgtcgcccaggctggagtgcaatagcttgatctcagctctctgtaaCCACCTCcttcttgggctcaagaaattctcctgcctcagcctcccaggtagctgggattataggtacttgaaaccatacctggttaatttttttgtatttttagtagagatggggttttaccatgttggccagtctggtcttgaactcctggcctcaggtgatcccactgccttggcttcccagagtgctgggattacagatatgagccatcaaattctcttttttttttttttgagatggagtttcgctgttgttacccagactggagtgaaatggcacgatctcggctcactgcaacctccacttcctgggttcaagtaattctcctgcctcagcctcctaagtagctggaattacaagcgtccaccaaaacacccagctaattttttgtatttttagtagagatgagatttcaccatgttggccaggctagtcttttttttttttgagatggagtttcgctcttgttacccaggctggagtgcaatggcacaatcttggctcactgcaacctccgcctcctgggttcaggcaattctcctgcctcagcctcccgagtagctgggattacaggcgtgcaccaccatgcccagctaatttttttgtatttttagtagagacggggtttcaccatgttgaccaggatggtctcgatctcttgacctcgtgatccaccggcctcggccccccaaagtgctgagattacaggcgtgagcactgcGCCCGacagccaggctagtcttgaactcatcCTCAAGTTatcccccgccttggcctcccaaagtgctgggattacaggcatgagtcactgtgtccagccattttgtattctttgtagagatggggttttgccatgttgcctaggttggtcttgactccagggttcaaacaatccttctcccttggcctcccaaaggggtgggattacaggcgtgaggtacCGTGCCAGGCTAGAATCTTTCTCTTCCTGCTCCCTGAGCTTGTCACAGATTTTGAGGCTGACATTATCCCCATTTCTCAGAGGTGCAACCTGGAACCTGGAGCGGTCACCTGGCAAGTGAGTTGCCGGGCTGGAACACAGGCTGTCTGACCGCACACCTGGGCTCCCTGGAAGTCACTCCATTCCTCtaagccccagtttcctcatctgtcagatAGGGTTGATGATTAACACTTGCCGGGGGATACTGTGATTCGTGAAATGTTTGAAAAGGACCTGGTCTGAAGCAGGAGCCCAGAAAGATGCCCCAGGAAGGGGCGGATTCTGCCCTCCTACCCTGGGCTTTCACATGCCACTGTACCTGTCACCATGACGGCGCGGATGCGGGTCCTCCGCAGAGCCTGGATAACTGGCGTTGTCTGCGGCTTCAATAGGTTCCTCATGACCAGCAGCCCCAGGAGGCTCAGTTCCTGCTCCACGGTGTCCCTGGCAGGTGGGCAGATCCAGATCAGAGGTCATACAGTGACCAGGGCCCCTCTCCCAGCCACCAGGCAGGGCATCTTCCCTGGGCTCTGCCTTCAGGAGAgcctccctctgcccagtcctCAGAGAAGATGGGCCAGGGGACAGGCCCACCTCGTCAGTTGCTGGGCTGCTtccaggctggtcacagtggGCAGCGGCTTGCTGGCCAGGGCCACGACACGATAGCCAGCAGCTGTGTAGCTCTGCAGCAGCTGGGCGAAGTCAGTGGGCACTGCCAGGGAGAGGGGGGTGTCACGAGGAGGGGATGGCAGGCACAGAGGCTGGGCACCCACCCAATTCTGTGCCAATGCCCAACCAGGTGGCCTTGGGGGCTGCCCCCTGCACCTGTCTCGGGGTTGCAGAGCCCTGCCACCAGCTCTGGGGAGCCTTTGACGTAGGCCTCAGGCTGAGGGGCCCCTGGCCACGACACCACCACACTCATGCGCTGCAGAGCCGAAGAGAAGGGGAAGCGGTGGAGGACACTGACTGGCACAGGGGGCTCGTCCTGCAGAGTTGGAGAGGCAGCTGAGGTGCTGGCTGGGGAGTCCACCCCTTTGCCCTGTACCTCACAGGCCCCCCTCAGCTCACCATTTCCTGCAGCTGGAGCTCCCAAAGTGGGGGTCTCATCACTGCTAAGACTTGGGTCCCAAATGCCAAGTCCTCGGCTGGCTCCTCCTCCAGGacctggcaggcaggcagggaaggTTGGTGTCTGGGGGCTTTGGCTCAGAGAGAGATTTGAGCTAGACTCAAGGAAGACTTCCTTCATGGGAGACTGGTCGGTGGGTtaagaacatgggctttggagCCAGGTGGACTCAAATTCAAACTCTAGCTTTGCTGCTTCCAAGCTGCTGGGTGACCAGGGACACGTTTCTCCAAATCTCCCAGCTTCAGCATCCTCCGTGAAGCAGCATTTGAGCTTGCTTGCCAGGGCTTGGGGAAGAGGAAATGAGACCAGgcccctgcagcctccagctggtcatagtaggcactcagcaTGTGTCCTggccattattattttatttttatttttaagacggagtctcactctgtcatttaggctgcagtgcagtggtgtgatctcagctcactgcaacccctgcctcctggattcaaatgattctcctgcctcagtctcctgagtagcagggaccagaGGTGTGCTCCACAAcactcatctaatttttatatttttagtagacacagggtttcactatgttggctaggctggttttgaacttctgacctcaggtgatctgcccgcctcagccttccaaagtgctgggattataggcatgagccactgtgcccaggctcttATTATtactgagacaaggtctcattctgttatccaggctggggtgcagcagcgtggtcacagctcactgcagcctcatccacCCGGGCTCAattagtcctcccacctcagcctcctgaactacaggcacgcaccaccacgccggctaatttttgtatttttggcagagatggcgttttgccatataggccaggctggggtcctgggctcaagtgatcctcccatcttggcctcccaaagtactgggagccACATTACAgttttgagccactgtgcctggcctattattatgAATGGTGGGCATAGTAAGAGACCACCCTCGAGGACCTAGAGGGAAGATGGGGTGGGGTTCTCTAGGCCCCACTGCCAAGAAGGATGGGGCTGACTTGCTTGGCCTCCTCACCCAGCCAGTAGACTCCACCATCTTCAAGTCCATGGGGTCGCCCACGGGGGTGTCCTGGAGCCGGCTAAGGGCATGGCAGGTGGCCAGTGCTCGGAGCAGTGGCCCCACAGGCAGGCGGCGGGGCTCTGGGACCAGTGGCAGGAATGCCCGCCCCTTCAGGGGCACCACCCCCATCACGTCTAAGCCGTCCTCAGTGAGGGTGCCCGTCTGCGGGAGACAGGTGGGTGGGGCAGTGATGAGTCTTAGAATGGGGGGTGCCCTGCTGAGCTGGGTATCCAAACCCCAGGCCAGGCGGACCCCCTGGGAACCCCAGGAAGCTGAGCTGGAgctgcctccccagcccccactgctTCCCTGTCTAGCAGCATCTCTCCCAGGAAGTCTTCTTTACCTCCCAAGATTAGGGTAGGTGGTTTGCTCTGGGTTCCCATTCATGGCCTCTTCACTTTCCCACATTTGGTGGTTAGAGGCCCTGGCCCACAGCTGGCACTCaatatgtttgttgaatgagggCATGAGTCAATGCCTGCATTCCCCACCCTAGACTTGAACTGCACAAGTACACCTCTGGCTCCTTGGTTAGCCTGGGAGCTGTGGGAATCTGGTCACCCACTCCACAGTTTAAAAGCTCTCTGTGGCCCTCAACACCCTCTGAATGTCATCCAGCCTCTAGCCTCTGCCAACCAGGCCACTGCCTACCTGGCCCTGTCCTGCCCTACCATTCCCTGTGCCCAGGTGTGCAGTCCATCTGTGCCATGCTGCTCCCGCCTTTTACCCTTGCTCCTCCCTGAATGAGGTCACTGAGGGGCCTGATCAGGGGGCTTCCTTGACTGCCTTCTCTCTAAAGAAGTGTCCCCACCTACAACCCATCATGCTGACCTACTGGCTGCCTTCCTAAAACCCACTGCTTACCCCTTTCCCCCCTATCCCCATCCCCACAGCTCTTTTGTGCATTCCTGGATCACTTATTCTGGTGGGGGACACATTCCAGTGACCACAGGATGTCTGTGTTGGTCACTGCTGGGCGCCTAGGGTTGACAGCAGTAAGGGATGCACACTAGAGCCCAGGTCCCtaccagtactttttttttttttgagacagagtctccctctgctgccaggctggaatgcagtggtacaatctcggctcactgcaacctccacctcccgggttcaaatgattctcctgttaaagcctcccaagtagctgggattacaggcacatgccaccatgcccggctaatttttgtattttagtagagatggggattcaccatgttggccaggatggtctcgatgttgaccttgtgatccacccgcctcggcctcccaaagtgcagggattacaggcatgagccactgtgccagcctttttttttttttgagataagagtttctgtcacccaggctagaatgcagtagtgtgatctccactcactgcaacctctgcctcccggattcaagcggttctcctgcctcagcttcccaagtagctgggattacaggcatgcgccaccacgcctggctaatttttgtatttttagtagaacgggttttcgccatattggtcaggctggtgttaaactcctgacttcaggtgatctactcgcctcagcctccaaatcccaaagtgctgggattaccatcatgagccatggcacccagcccccAACCAGTTCTTTAACACATGATTCTAGACATTTTATCCGCCAGACCATGAGCCCAGTGAGGGCAGGagtaggtggggtggggggcgggggtggaTCCTCTGGGGGTTTCCACCCCCAGACAGGACCTGTCGTCCTGTGGGCACTGCTAAGAGAGTAACTCGGGTGTTGGGGCCTAGCCAGGGTGCCTGTGGCTGTCCCACTCCCCTGAGCCAACCCCACCTGCAGCCCCACCTTGTCAAAACACACCAGCTGCAGCTTGCCCCCCAGGTTGATGCGCAGGGGGTGGATACAGAAGATTCCCTGTCTCCGCAGCCGGCTCTGGGCGTAGAGTGTGCACACGGTCATGGCAGCAGGCAGGGCGGGTGGCACCACCACAGTCACCAGGTCCAGAGCCCGGATCACAATCTCATTCAGAGGCACCTGGCAGGGGGCACCGTGAATGTGAGCATCCGGCTGGCTGGCCCTGGGCCCTGCTGGCAGCACCCCCCAGCCCCAAAGGCTTACCCGGTTTCCATGGAGGATGAAGATGCTGTAGATGGTGCCGAGGAGAGCTGGGGGGACAGCGAGGGACTGAGTGGGATTTGGGACCTGGACTGGGGGCTATGGGCAGAGGAGGGTACAGGGGGCCACTCACCCAGGACAGAGAGGGCAGCCACAAACTTCATGCTGTGTTTATAGAACTTGAAGTTGATGGGCCGGGGATGCAAGATGGAGCTCACCAAACCCCCTTTAGCTGTGCAGAACCCTGGGGAGGAGGCGGGGACCCCAAGGCAGGGAAGCTGGAATGAGGGTAGGTCTCCCCACACAAGCCCTCCCGACCTGGGCCTCTGGAGTTGCAAGACacgatgtttttttttttttttaagatggagtcttgctctgtcaccaggctgaagtgctgtggcgcgatctcagctcactgcaacttccacctcccaggttcaagcaattctcctgcctcagcctcccgagtagctgggactacaggtgtacaccaccacccccagctaatttttgtatttttagtagagattgggtttcaccatgttggccaggatagtctcaatctcttgaccttgtgatctgcccttcttggcctcccaaagtgttgggattacaggcgtgagccatcatgcccagccggGAAAGGATGTTTTGCGATTAGCCATCACCAGGGTAGAGTCGTAACAAGTCTGGCCTGGCTCTGGTAGGCTCTTTATAAAgctttttaaaggttttaaagAAGGCACTAGTGGATAGTATCTAAATACTGGGTGGTTCCACTTAAGATCCAGACACAGGGAAGACTCCTGCCTGCTCACTACATCCCTGCCCGCTCCAGCACTGTAAACCCGGCGGCTCCTGCAGACCTTGCAATGTTTGGTCTCGGTCTGGCCCAACTTCTCCTGCTAAGATGGGAGTGCTCAGGCCCCACTTAGGGGGCTACTTGCTGGAGGTCCCTCAGAAGGGCAGCAGAAGTGGGCATGGGGTCCAGGGTTTCAGGGCCCACTCTGCCCCAATCCACCTCTCCCACGGGTGCTGAGCCCAGCATCTCTCTCAAgcccatcctcctgtctcataCCTGTGCGGGTCACCACTGCCAGGACGTGCGGTCCCACATAGGCCCGGGCCTGCAAGATGAGGGTCCCGCAGAAGAGCGTGTGCCGCCGGTGTGTCTCCGCGCAGTAGGGCCCCAGCCCCTCTGGCAGTGCCGTCTTCAGCACTGGAACACTCTCTCCTGGCAGGAAATGTGGGGTGTGAGGCCCACTccacacctctccctcccaccagcAAATCAGGAGTTATGTGTAGAGTTCTCCCTTAAGCCCTAGGTCTTGGTTAACTCTGTAACCAGGTATGAACAAGATATCACAGCTCCATTTTAGAGAGGAacaatgaggctcagagaggacagAGACATAAAGGCACAGGGACACACTCCTGGAAGCGGGTGGCAGCCAGCTCCCAGGAACCAGCCGGGGagtcagtgtgtgtgtgggggcatCGTGTGTGcagtggggcagggtgggggagtTGTCCTCGTTCTgctgtaattattttataacataCATGGAGTGCTTTTCTAACTCTAACCAACAGAAATATTTACacagggccagacacagtggctcatgcctgtaattccagcactttgggaggccaaggctggcagattgcttaaggtcagaagtttgagaccagcctgaccaacatggtaaaactcggattctactaaaaatataaaattagccaggtgtggtggtggacgcctgtaatcccaggtactttggaggctgaggcaggagaatcgcttaaacctgggaggcagagattgcagtgagctgagattgcaccattgtactccggcctgggcaacaagagcaaaactccacctcaaaaacaaaaaaagaaataactcagaTGCGCTGGGCTGGCTGTTCATGCTTCACCTCTCATGCTCCTAAGCACTTTGCACAACTGTCCAGGAGGGACTAACAGCCATCttagagaagaggaaactgaggcacagagatattAAGTGGTAATGGCCCAAGG harbors:
- the ATP13A2 gene encoding polyamine-transporting ATPase 13A2 isoform X46, producing the protein MEADSSPLVGSTPTGYGTLTIGTSIDPLSSSVSSVRLSGYCGSPWRVIGYHAVVWMMAGIPLLLFRWKPLWGVRLRLRPCNLAHAETLVIEIRDKEDSSWQLFTVQVQTEAIGGGSLEPPPQVQVEDGRSQAAVGVVPEGAWKDTAQLHKNEEERVLRYYLFRGQRYIWIETQQAFYQVSLLDHGRSCDDIHRFRHGLSLQDQTVRKAIYGPNVISIPVKSYPQLLVDEALNPYYGFQAFSIALWLADHYYWYALCIFLISAVSICLSLYKTRKQSQTLRDMVKLSMQVCVCRPGGEEEWVDSSELVPGDCLVLPQEGGLMPCDAALVTGECMVNESSLTGESVPVLKTALPEGLGPYCAETHRRHTLFCGTLILQARAYVGPHVLAVVTRTALLGTIYSIFILHGNRVPLNEIVIRALDLVTVVVPPALPAAMTVCTLYAQSRLRRQGIFCIHPLRINLGGKLQLVCFDKVLEEEPAEDLAFGTQVLAVMRPPLWELQLQEMDEPPVPVSVLHRFPFSSALQRMSVVVSWPGAPQPEAYVKGSPELVAGLCNPETVPTDFAQLLQSYTAAGYRVVALASKPLPTVTSLEAAQQLTRDTVEQELSLLGLLVMRNLLKPQTTPVIQALRRTRIRAVMVTGDNLQTAVTVARGCGMVAPQEHLIIVHATHPERGQPASLEFLPMESPADVNGVKDPDQAASYTVEPDPRSRHLALSGPTFGIIVKHFPKLLPKVLVQGTVFARMAPEQKTELVCELQKLQYCVGMCGDGANDCGALKAADVGISLSQAEASVVSPFTSSMASIECVPMVIREGRCSLDTSFSVFKYMALYSLTQFISVLILYTINTNLGDLQFLAIDLVITTTVAVLMSRTGPALALGRVRPPGALLSIPVLGSLLLQVALVASVQLGGYFLTLAQPWFVPLNRTVPAPDNLPNYENTVVFSLSSFQYLILAAAVSKGAPFRRPLYTNVPFLLALALLSSILVGLVLVPGLLQGPLALRNITDTCFKLLLLGLVTFNFVGAFMLENMLDQCLPACLRRLRPKRASKKRFKQLERELAEQPWPPLPTGPLR
- the ATP13A2 gene encoding polyamine-transporting ATPase 13A2 isoform X28; amino-acid sequence: MEADSSPLVGSTPTGYGTLTIGTSIDPLSSSVSSVRLSGYCGSPWRVIGYHAVVWMMAGIPLLLFRWKPLWGVRLRLRPCNLAHAETLVIEIRDKEDSSWQLFTVQVQTEAIGGGSLEPPPQVQVEDGRSQAAVGVVPEGAWKDTAQLHKNEEERVLRYYLFRGQRYIWIETQQAFYQVSLLDHGRSCDDIHRFRHGLSLQDQTVRKAIYGPNVISIPVKSYPQLLVDEALNPYYGFQAFSIALWLADHYYWYALCIFLISAVSICLSLYKTRKQSQTLRDMVKLSMQVCVCRPGGEEEWVDSSELVPGDCLVLPQEGGLMPCDAALVTGECMVNESSLTGESVPVLKTALPEGLGPYCAETHRRHTLFCGTLILQARAYVGPHVLAVVTRTALLGTIYSIFILHGNRVPLNEIVIRALDLVTVVVPPALPAAMTVCTLYAQSRLRRQGIFCIHPLRINLGGKLQLVCFDKTGTLTEDGLDVMGVVPLKGRAFLPLVPEPRRLPVGPLLRALATCHALSRLQDTPVGDPMDLKMVESTGWVLEEEPAEDLAFGTQVLAVMRPPLWELQLQEMRMSVVVSWPGAPQPEAYVKGSPELVAGLCNPETVPTDFAQLLQSYTAAGYRVVALASKPLPTVTSLEAAQQLTRDTVEQELSLLGLLVMRNLLKPQTTPVIQALRRTRIRAVMVTGDNLQTAVTVARGCGMVAPQEHLIIVHATHPERGQPASLEFLPMESPADVNGVKDPDQAASYTVEPDPRSRHLALSGPTFGIIVKHFPKLLPKVLVQGTVFARMAPEQKTELVCELQKLQPHLPTTLFRYCVGMCGDGANDCGALKAADVGISLSQAEASVVSPFTSSMASIECVPMVIREGRCSLDTSFSVFKYMALYSLTQFISVLILYTINTNLGDLQFLAIDLVITTTVAVLMSRTGPALALGRVRPPGALLSIPVLGSLLLQVALVASVQLGGYFLTLAQPWFVPLNRTVPAPDNLPNYENTVVFSLSSFQYLILAAAVSKGAPFRRPLYTNVPFLLALALLSSILVGLVLVPGLLQGPLALRNITDTCFKLLLLGLVTFNFVGAFMLENMLDQCLPACLRRLRPKRASKKRFKQLERELAEQPWPPLPTGPLR